One window of Vitis riparia cultivar Riparia Gloire de Montpellier isolate 1030 chromosome 5, EGFV_Vit.rip_1.0, whole genome shotgun sequence genomic DNA carries:
- the LOC117913791 gene encoding heat shock factor-binding protein, protein MDGQDSDDPKQSTADMTAFVQNLLQQMQSRFQAMSDSIVTKIDEMGSRIDELEQSINDLRTEMGVEGSPSSSGAPRPKPEESKSPVDSA, encoded by the exons ATG GATGGGCAAGATTCAGATGATCCAAAACAGAGCACTGCTGATATGACAGCGTTT GTACAAAATCTCCTTCAGCAGATG CAATCCAGGTTCCAGGCAATGTCCGACTCCATCGTAACAAAGA TTGATGAGATGGGCAGCAGGATAGATGAGTTGGAGCAGAGCATCAATGATCTGAGAACTGAGATGGGTGTAGAGGGCTCCCCATCATCTTCTGGCGCCCCAAGGCCCAAGCCCGAAGAATCCAAGTCTCCTGTTGATTCAGCATAA
- the LOC117913837 gene encoding translocator protein homolog, which produces MAIIFLFGSSHKYRAIAKPFWFPPLWVMHVGSLVCSGLMGVSAWAVWSEGGFRGESDALPLYVAHISLGIVWEPLVVVMGAAWMGLGFCVVHFGTLVACYSAFRNVNPVVGELVKPCLAWEDNKNKCSCTILQTGGGQAESDRQTVLKWLVSYQYEWKRWINVSVSEDILTCL; this is translated from the exons ATggctataatatttttatttggttcaaGCCATAAGTACAGGGCCATAGCGAAGCCGTTTTGGTTTCCGCCTCTATGGGTCATGCACGTGGGCTCGTTGGTCTGCTCCGGGCTCATGGGTGTCTCGGCGTGGGCGGTGTGGTCCGAAGGTGGGTTCAGGGGAGAATCCGATGCACTGCCTCTGTACGTGGCTCATATCTCTCTGGGAATCGTGTGGGAACCTCTCGTCGTCGTGATGGGAGCGGCTTGGATGGGGTTGGGGTTCTGTGTGGTGCATTTTGGGACTCTTGTTGCGTGCTACTCGGCATTTCGAAACGTGAATCCGGTGGTGGGAGAGCTCGTTAAGCCTTGTTTGGCTTGG GAGGACAACAAGAACAAATGCAGTTGCACCATTTTACAAACAGGTGGTGGTCAAGCTGAGTCCGATAGGCAGACAGTTCTCAAGTGGTTGGTGTCATATCAATATGAATGGAAGAGATGGATAAATGTTTCTGTATCTGAAGATATTTTAACATGCTTGTGA
- the LOC117913993 gene encoding 40S ribosomal protein S21-like: MQNEEGQNMDLYIPRKCSATNRLITSKDHASVQINIGHVDEDGVFTGQFSTFALCGFVRAQGDADSAVDRLWQKKKAEVRQH, translated from the exons ATGCAGAACGAAGAGGGTCAAAACATGGATCTGTACATCCCCAGGAAATG TTCTGCCACAAATAGGCTAATTACTTCAAAGGACCATGCATCTGTTCAGATAAACATAGGGCATGTGGACGAGGATGGAGTGTTCACTGGTCAATTCTCCACCTTCGCTCTATGTGGTTTTGTCCGTGCTCAG GGAGATGCCGACAGCGCTGTGGATCGGCTCTGGCAGAAGAAGAAGGCGGAAGTCCGACAGCATTAG
- the LOC117914059 gene encoding protein RALF-like 33, which yields MGNSSAFVLICAIMAVHMVLTSSAVDFSGDHLQFQLGWIPARSACQGSIAECLAGEEFEMDSEINRRILASKRYISYGALSRNSVPCSRRGASYYNCRAGAQANPYTRGCSAITRCRR from the coding sequence ATGGGGAACTCATCTGCTTTTGTCCTCATCTGTGCAATCATGGCCGTTCACATGGTGCTTACATCCTCAGCCGTTGATTTCAGCGGCGACCACCTCCAGTTCCAGCTGGGCTGGATTCCCGCGAGATCGGCCTGCCAGGGCTCAATCGCGGAGTGCCTGGCCGGAGAAGAGTTCGAGATGGATTCGGAGATCAACAGGCGCATATTAGCTTCCAAGAGGTACATAAGCTACGGTGCACTGAGCAGGAACAGTGTGCCGTGCTCACGGCGGGGCGCGTCCTACTACAACTGCAGAGCTGGCGCTCAAGCCAACCCCTACACTCGCGGTTGCAGCGCCATTACTCGCTGCCGCCGTTAG